The Castanea sativa cultivar Marrone di Chiusa Pesio chromosome 4, ASM4071231v1 sequence CCAAGCCACCACCCAGATCAATTCTAGAGACTGAAAAACCTTTATTCAAGCCTAATTTCTTCTTTAATCCGACAAAACCATCCATATCCAGCCGGGTTTCAGAGAGAACAAGAACCTTAGGACCTTCTTCATTCGCCAAATAGCAAAGTTCGTGTACTACCTCTATGATCCCAAGCCCTCGGCAGTTGCTCAAAGATAGTGAATCTGGTTATTTTGTCAATTGCTTGCTTCTTGAGAACAGGGGAAGTCTAGGAGAGTGATGGTCTGTCTGCATCTGAAGATTGACGTTTAGTTGTCACTGGGGTAgagtttgaaatttcaaaaacctTACTGCTGCTGGAGTTGCGTAAGAGGCGTTTCCAGGATCGTAGGGGAGGTTTAGTTTGATCCGAAAAAACCTCAGAGATATTCGGTGTAGTTTCTATATTCTAAATATCAAAAGTTGATTCCTCCCCATACGAATTGTTTTGATCCGAGTCTGAACTATATTCCAATTCCCCTGAAATTGAGGACACGTGTTAGTAGTGCTAGTTGTTTCATCTAAAAGTGGTTGCTTTGAAATCAAACTTTGTGATACATCTTCCTTAGCCGCAACTGCTACCCGTGCatgggaatttgaattttttgaggAGAAACTCTATCAGCTCTACCACATTAGGACAAGCTAATATCTCGCTCAGAAAATTGAAACTGTGGTTAAAAAGGAGGAAATTGAATTTTCCAGGAGATGTCTAGATGCCATCAGATTGGTTTTTCCGATCATCGTCGGAGGGGATAACAGTTGGTGACGATCCTGAGAAGGCTCCTCTTCCACGGATACATGTGCTTCATCGACATCTGATGTCTAGAGCGACTCTTCTTTTGGAACTATGGCTCCAAGCCAAGGTCCATATTGAAAGAAACTCATCATCCTCCGACGAAACGAAAGGCAGccgtttttaatttttttggcacTCACGGTCCTGAAGTGATGACCAAGTATACCGCACCGGTGACAAAAGGTTGGAAGCCTCTAGTTATTATAGAACCTTCTGCATGTGACGTGAAAACCGTGAAGGTCATCTCAGGTAAGCCCACGTGTGGCCCAGATACAACggtaaaattaccaaaaaaagtagggttaaaaaggaaaaaaaagaagaagcagtgTGACACCAAACCAAACCACTACCTTAAGAAACTGAAAAAGCAAAACAGCAAAATCTGGTCACACAAAAACGGGTCTGTGTGAGCTAGCTATGACCATAAAAGTGGCCCAAAAAGTTAGGAATCTCCCAAAATCTCAACACTtgtataaaaacttaaaaagaatcGTTCCCTATAATCTTGCCACCCTCTTCTTTTACTCAGTCTTTTCCACACCCAGCAAAATCCGCGGCTCATAACAGACCTGTTCAGGTCAAAATGCAAGCTTTTTCAGTTCCAACAattacctctctctctttctctctcaatattGAATATTCTCTCTCCCCCCATGTCCTTTTCCTTATTCACTTTCATTATTTATGACCATCATTTCCTTCTTCATCAAACTTTGCTTCTTGCCTTTGCACTAGCAACTTTTATCATATTGAGGTGGTGTCATAAATATGACCCTCAAGGGTGGCACAAGCCAAGCTTGCGCTGCATGCAAGTACCAAAGGAGAAAATGCTCATCCGAGTGCCCTCTTTCTCTATACTTCCCTCCTGAACAACCAAAGATGTTTCAGAATGCTCACAAGTTGTTTGGTGTCAGCAACATCTTGAAGATACTAAAGAATTTGCAGCCATGTCAAAAGGCTGAGGCAATGAGGTCTATCATTTACCAAGCTAATATCCGCGACAAGTTCCCCGTGTATGGCTGTTGGGGGATCATCTGTCAACTACAATACCAAATTCTACAGGCTGAGGAGGAGCTTCATGCTGTTCATGCACAACTTGAGATGTACAGGCAACATCAGCATCAGATTTCTTCTCTGCCTGATGACATGGCCGCTTCGCAATTAGAATTAGGCATGGCGCCGCCTAGTACTAATGCTCTTTCACTCTTCAATCACACTCCACAGCCTTACAATGCTGTGGATGCTTTGCCTGTAACACAACAGCAGCATTCTTACTGGAATAGCAACAAGGCTGCTTACAACTCTGGTTACATGGATACTAAGGATAACGTGGGAAATCCATTTTGGGTTCAACATTCTTATGCCAATAATGATAACAACAGTAATAATTCTTTGGCAATTCAATCTGAGTTGGTCTCC is a genomic window containing:
- the LOC142630976 gene encoding LOB domain-containing protein 27, which gives rise to MTLKGGTSQACAACKYQRRKCSSECPLSLYFPPEQPKMFQNAHKLFGVSNILKILKNLQPCQKAEAMRSIIYQANIRDKFPVYGCWGIICQLQYQILQAEEELHAVHAQLEMYRQHQHQISSLPDDMAASQLELGMAPPSTNALSLFNHTPQPYNAVDALPVTQQQHSYWNSNKAAYNSGYMDTKDNVGNPFWVQHSYANNDNNSNNSLAIQSELVSSQPLAIQHEVVQDYDEIHPFFDTIDDRQSYIDSKEPYESSSEESLKDTTQSVEHVAENELKSAAACFSLTSVN